The Labeo rohita strain BAU-BD-2019 chromosome 10, IGBB_LRoh.1.0, whole genome shotgun sequence genomic interval TGACTTTAAGcactttcctatttttattatttacgtACTTAACACAGCACagcctgaaaaacaaaacaaaaaacaaaaacaaaaaaaacacttgtcctcatttttttaaacagcaatatttcaaaaactattttccgcacttttttatttttattaactatttgttgttattattattattattattattgttgttgttgttgttgttgttgttattattattattgttattattatgaagGAAATTGTTCTGGTTCTTCAGGAAAAATTGACAATTAATCtctcctatttatttattcattttaaaaactttattattcTTTAGTAAATACTGACCTTCATTAGCACTTTTTTATTaacctttttctattttatttattattttgtgaagAATTAAATGGTTTAACTTCAGTAAATATTGACTAATAATTtgagtaattatttttatttattattattattaaaattatcattACTCTTAAGAAGGAGACTGTTCTGAGTAAATATTGACCTTCAgcacttttctatttttattatttattcagtaaatgtttcttcagTAAATGTTGACTTTAagcactatttttattatttatttacttaacaCAGAAAAGTCTagaacaaaaaaatttttttttttttttgaaaatgaaatggtTCTActtcagtaaatatttttagctGTTTATTATTGTTGGTTTActatttatgatgatgatgatgatggaaaTGGTTCTGGGTCTTCAGGAAATATTGACATTTAGCCTCtcctatttattcattcattattcattcattcattcattttacacAGAACagtctaaaactgaaatattgtttttttttttttttacacatcttattaccaacatttttaattatcttaataaTTTAGTTCGAATTTCGAAACTGAGTTTGTCCTTCAGACTTTTAACCGCACTTTGCTGATGTAATCATCATGCGACACCGGAGACCACGTGGTATCCGCAAAGTCAAGCGAGATCACGGAATAAACAGCGAGCTCTCGTCTGACAGATTACAACATTAAACCGCTAACCCGTGTTGTCTGGGGCGGGTGTGAAGATGAACAGCGTCGGCGAGGGCTGCACGGAGCTCAAGCGCGAGTATGATCAGTGTTTTAACCGCTGGTTCGCCGAGAAATTCCTTAAGGGAGACCGGAGCGCCGATCCGTGCAGCGAGTTATTCCACAAATACCACACGTGTGTTCAGGTACCGCACTGCACACATCTATATGCATGCATATGAACATTATACCTATGTAAATCAGCCCTCGGAGGTGCGAGGTTTTGCCTCTCCAAACCTAGTCTAGGCAGCAGCAGTTCTGAGTCTGTAGACAGTCAATAACTGATGCTCTCCTGTTTGTTTACAGAAAGCCATCAAGGAGAAGGACATCCCTATAGAAGGTGTGGAATTCATGGGCCCAAACAGAGAGAAACCGGACAGCTGATGGcctggttttgttttgtatggaCTAGAACAGATGTGTTGCCATCAGGACGCCGTGACACACAGACTGCATCACTGACCCGCCGATGGACACTCACTGTTGAGACTAAAACTGTACATTCAGTGCTTTGCCTGTTAGTTAATTATTATTCGAGAGGGTTGTTTGGCATGTTTGAGCTGTCAGCGAAACAAATATGCAGGGAAATGCATTGTGCATGTGtgcattaaaatgaaactggtttctatggaagcttgtttctaccatgaaataataaataaataattaaaaaaaaaagttatttgcaactttctctcacaattcagatttttttccagaCTTTTTCCCTTTCAATTCAGAGTTTACATCCGgcaattctctttttttgtttatttcacagaaaaaaaagaaggctttttaatcacagttgcaagtttttttttctcctcagagtttacatttcacagttttttttttccatctaataaattgcaaatactttttttttttaaatctcacaatttagactttattttttcaaaatagcaagctatatctcacaattgctcAGAGTTATGTATATAATAGTTATAACtcatcagaattgcaaattacAAACTAGttagtttacattttagatttatttttttattcaacgaccacaaaaaaaaagtaattgcaactatgtatcttacaattctgatatattttttttctgaattctgagtttatattttgctttttagtgtttttttcccccacagaaTATTGACTATTAAACTTCTTGCATCTTGCAAGTTTacttctcacaattatgactcttttctcagaattgttaaaaaaaaaaaaaattatatatatatatatatatatatatatatatatatatatatatatatatatatatatatatatatatatatatatatatatatatatatatatatatatatagcgaGAAAAggtcacaattacttttttattttaattctgtgGTGGAAGCAAGCTTCCATAGTTTTCAGTGTGCTTCAGAATATGTTTGTAGTTGAATATGTAGTAggtgatttatttttacttttattattttatttttcattgcaaGCCAACAGTAAGAACAGTTATTTTGCTTCTTCCACCAAGTGTACAATGGGCCTAAAGGCCTTACCGAAGCTTTTCGAATCTTTGAATCAACTGAACCATTTGCAAAATAATTCACTGTTTCGAATCGCCGCACGCTGGTGAGAACAGTGCAACTGCAACGACGACAACAACTCAATAAAACACCTTTTTCAAACTATTTGcaagtatgtttttgattttgtaatctattaaatgaaattaacaaATCATCTAATACTATTACAAGCGAGGTCTCTGTATAACacgtgttattttatttatttttttgcttgttttttggaGCGGGTTAATCAAGTCAATCAGAAACTTCTAAATACAACGcatactttactttttttttactagtaaaCCAGTGTGAAAGTACTGTAAAAGTACCTAAACGAACGATAGTTTACTGAAATCACCAGGGAGTTTAATACGCGCTCCGAATCACTGATTCGAAACAAATGATTCGGAAAAAGTTTCGAAGCTTTACGTTTCCAAAGCATTAATCTAAGGAAATAAATGAAAGGAAGGAACAGTAAAACTTCAagaactattattttttttttaaatgtgcacatTTTCACATTCACTCGTATATCAATATGTCGAAAACGCAAAACGGCCAAATGTATGAATCGCGTAACCGATGTGTTTTACACCTAAAACGCCGAAATttgacagaaagaaaacaagtatttTGCATTTACCTCACATTTATatcataaaacatttatcaaaTCTTACCTCACTTTCTTCGACCGTTACAACTGAACTGTCGCGCTGAAATTCAAGTTCGACTCCCGTGAGCAATAAAGCCCCGCCttctttgatttgattggccATGTCAGACATTGGCGAAGGCTGATTGGCTTAACAAATAACATTACTAATTACATAGGAcgtcaaatcagaatatatctGTGCAATACACTAATGGAACAATTAAACTAATGGACTAATTAGAAGTCTGATTGTGCTAATTATCCTGTAATGGGCTTTTCACACATTTAGACAAATGCATTTTCATGCTTTTATTCAGTTGTGattatgttttacatttgttaccAAACCTGAAAATTAAAAGACTTAAATAATTATACTTTACGTGGACAAATGACtcagataaaacaaaaatatcttatgaATTAAATATGCAACTGCTCAAAAATCTCACAGAGCCcagcatatatatttttcaaaattgcttTAGAAAAATCATTAACATATTACAATAATGCTACATTTATCTATATTAGCATGacctaacaatgagcaatatttagtatttaataatcttaatgttaatttcaacatttgttAACTGAACATCAGTTAATGCATCATGAACCAACATTTAATGTTCTTAAATTAACAGTTAATAATGCGTTTTAagattaacattttataatgcatttttaaattaatatttaataatgcatttttaaatgcacagtaaatcaattattgtaataaattaatttaatgcacaGTAAATTAACAGgcataattttattacaatttgatTACTTATTCGGTAACCTCGgtaaattttcagttttcttttattgtttctATTATTCCTGCAAAACACTAGTTTGTAAAAACGACTCAACATAGAGCAACTTTGATTTAATgctttaattgaaaaaaaaattatgcatacAATCATCACaatacaaaatgagaaaaaaggaagcccaaaaaaaaaaaaaaaaaaaaaaaaaaaagtcatcacaTGGGGAGATTCcagaaagaaacattttaaaattgcagccttttattcaaataataaaaaataaaaataataaaacagtcaaTGTCTATGAAATGGACCAGATTAAATCACAAACAACACATCTTTAGTCTGCTGCCTCATGTCAATAATCACAAAGGACAAAACGGGTTATTCATCTTCAGATCTTTCACAATCATAACCACATGTGTAAAGGTATGCAGCATCATCCACGTGATCACTAACATATTCGCAAGCTCTCCGTGAACTGAACGGTGAATAAGGCCATTCGGGTTCCTACAATGGaatgtaaattacaaaaattgagAAAGAAAAGGGGGCGTGGCAGTGGAGAAGCGGTCGCTCATCGATAGTGGCGCGGCGGCGGGCTGTGATGCTGGAGTGGGGCTCGTCGGGAGGGCGGGCTATGGCGGGTCATGTGACGCGGCGGCGATCGGTAGCGGGGCGGCGGTGAGCCTCTGCTCTGGTACGGGGGTGTGTAGCGTCCACGAGACCTGGAGCGGGAGCGGGAACGACCCCAGCTTGTACCTCGCTCCTCCATCACTCTGATGTAGGACGTTTCTCCCTGTGCCACAAACATATTATTCAGAAATACAGACAGCAACAAACCACTGATTTGTGACATGCCGGACAAGAACATTtcatattagtttttaaaacatGCAAGATCTGTTgttgcattaaatataaataaatagtagtaGGACTCTGACCTGGTGGGACCTGAACTCTGTGCCGTCCAGGCGTCTTAGCGCGTACTCCATATCCTCACGTCTGAGGAACTCCACCACACCCTCGCCGTCACGCTGCACATCAGCGAAACACACGTCTCCAGCCTCCCGCATGTGGTCTTTCAGATCCTGCCAGCTGCCGGTGGGAGGAAGACCTGCAGAAAGAGACACGGCACATGTGCAAAATGTGTTTATGATGCTACAGCCTTGAGAATCGCATAAGAAAGTGCTGTAAACACCTGTGTAAAACGTATATGCATGCACTATTTAAATCAAGCTTTCACAATCTATTactaaaaaagttaaaagtgcATCACAGTTGTGATTTCATGTGCATTTGAAGGATTATTTATGAAGGGTTACTGAAgggttatttatttaccattttaCAACGTATCAGCATCAAAGGCTATATGCATGGCAAACGCAAGAATAACAAGATTTAAAATGAtgtcttaataaataaatcttcaaTTAATcgtttataataatgtaatagtatttttttacaaacaaaaaatatctttatatatatata includes:
- the triap1 gene encoding TP53-regulated inhibitor of apoptosis 1, translated to MNSVGEGCTELKREYDQCFNRWFAEKFLKGDRSADPCSELFHKYHTCVQKAIKEKDIPIEGVEFMGPNREKPDS
- the srsf9 gene encoding serine/arginine-rich splicing factor 9, with the protein product MSDGRIYVGNLPMDVQERDIEDLFYKYGKIRDIELKNNRSTIPFAFVRFEDPRDAEDAVFGRNGYGFGDCKLRVEYPRSSGSKFSGPAGGGGGGGGGPRGRFGPPTRRSEFRVIVTGLPPTGSWQDLKDHMREAGDVCFADVQRDGEGVVEFLRREDMEYALRRLDGTEFRSHQGETSYIRVMEERGTSWGRSRSRSRSRGRYTPPYQSRGSPPPRYRSPPRHMTRHSPPSRRAPLQHHSPPPRHYR